One window from the genome of Mucilaginibacter ginsenosidivorans encodes:
- a CDS encoding acyltransferase family protein, with translation MPAKQERFTALDVFRGMTICFMIIVNAPGSGADVWTPLDHAYWFGFTPTDLVFPSFLFAVGNALSFSKNKFDNDSAFLGKVFKRTVIIFLLGYLMYWFPFFHRTGGTWVFNTLANTRIMGVLQRIALCYFFGALIVHYSSQKAAVIISALLLAGYWVFLFLFGEPGKEFTMLGNAGTKLDILIMGNAHLYHDKGGPIAFDPEGLLSTFPAIVNVIAGYLAGAFVQRKGKNYESVAKLFICGGLLIILALFFGQFFPIAKKLWTSSFTLLTIGTDLAILALLVYAIEIENMKTGTRFFLAFGKNALVIYLLSELLLTTLQLIWLRPQLSFYDWINQVFYQRLFPGPPGTLMFALCYMFVCWLVAYLLDKNKIYIKI, from the coding sequence ATGCCAGCAAAACAGGAAAGATTTACCGCGCTCGATGTTTTCCGCGGGATGACCATATGCTTTATGATCATTGTTAACGCACCGGGCTCGGGGGCTGATGTTTGGACACCTTTAGATCACGCCTATTGGTTTGGCTTTACACCCACCGACCTGGTGTTCCCTTCGTTTCTGTTTGCCGTAGGGAACGCGCTTAGTTTTTCAAAAAATAAATTTGATAATGATTCGGCATTTTTGGGCAAAGTATTTAAGCGGACCGTCATTATTTTCCTCCTCGGTTACCTAATGTATTGGTTCCCTTTCTTTCACCGAACCGGTGGCACATGGGTGTTCAATACCCTGGCAAACACGCGCATTATGGGTGTGCTGCAACGTATCGCGCTTTGTTATTTCTTTGGGGCATTAATTGTTCATTATTCCTCGCAAAAAGCAGCCGTCATTATTTCTGCCTTATTGTTGGCGGGCTATTGGGTGTTTTTATTTTTATTTGGCGAGCCGGGTAAAGAATTTACGATGCTTGGTAATGCGGGCACAAAGCTGGATATCCTGATCATGGGTAACGCACATCTATATCACGACAAGGGCGGTCCGATCGCCTTTGATCCCGAAGGCTTATTGAGCACTTTTCCTGCAATTGTCAATGTTATCGCCGGTTACCTGGCGGGGGCCTTTGTCCAGCGAAAAGGTAAAAATTATGAATCTGTAGCCAAATTGTTTATTTGCGGCGGACTGCTCATTATTCTTGCCTTGTTTTTTGGCCAATTTTTCCCAATTGCCAAGAAGCTGTGGACCAGCTCTTTTACGTTGCTGACGATTGGTACCGACCTGGCAATACTGGCTCTGCTGGTTTATGCTATTGAGATTGAAAATATGAAAACGGGTACCCGTTTTTTTCTCGCCTTTGGAAAAAATGCATTGGTTATTTACCTGCTGTCCGAACTGCTGCTAACCACATTGCAACTGATATGGCTACGGCCGCAGTTAAGCTTTTACGACTGGATAAACCAGGTGTTTTATCAGCGGTTGTTCCCCGGGCCGCCGGGTACGCTTATGTTTGCACTATGCTATATGTTTGTATGCTGGCTGGTAGCTTACCTGCTGGATAAAAATAAGATATACATCAAAATATAA
- a CDS encoding GH92 family glycosyl hydrolase has protein sequence MPGAFSRFLIASVLLMGFSVRLSAQHRDNIRFVDPFIGTAKSNVPTKWGNEGGTYPGAVAPSGAIQLSPETKAGKGYDYTDSTICYFSCYRHFCGFPGGSAGRFQVMPVSGVNDLEPRKYSRRFSHKSEMASPGYYQVVFDDDHTRAEATATTRTGMFRFTFPATVMPRIFIGDAGDIRQQSKRILQFSRGNTVVNLNVDYSDLKKVSGGWIVSFTNEKTITLKISASTIGVTGAQKNIDQEIGDKDFDAVRRQTQEEWGKKLSIIDISDRNEQNKTIFYTALYHSLLIPWVVDDADGQYLGADGQVHKKSGQNQYGGFSPWDTFRSLNPLLTLLYPDKENDIILSMLDIYKQTGHLPTESMTGNHAIPVIVDSYLKGVDKFDKELAYNAMKSNIVDTPFLQGDMEAYHQSGYIPYTHSESVTRTVEYAYDDWALSQYARQIVHDDSDFKLLHDRGFNYRNLLNVNELFLLPRNKNEFKIQPGMSGYKEGDQWVYSYFVPHNMRDLINLLGGNDQFAARLDSALTHNVILFDNETVFHIPYLFNQAGKTELTQKWVRKIMQERFSDAPGGLPGNDDLGSTSSWYVFSAIGIYPVCPGRPLYAIGSPLFESATLNLPNGKKFIINSFRLSVKDRYVNRLFVNGQPWHHLTLSHATLTAGGKMIFDMDNKPAKSSSKINTNELSETASYPVFKISGFSATKKAVEPDELFFLKFSISNTGSAGTKTVDLIVNKKVYARKNCLVASGKALVDSIPCRLYPTGETTLQIAGLPPLKVRVKSPDRPVAQCYKITAYSATPLVKLHNTQRVSYTIQNTGGAGHAFTIPVMSGDSLVFDDKVMLAPGEKKIVNHDMVAGKPGFQYVKIGSNKIPYKVYQYNRESVLLDLSPQYNDKDTLVNDMSGLGNKGRIIFVADHTKTPDNRLLFGKNCFIELPSSPGLDELGETITMMAWVYPTSSNSGLTDIFTKGDTNVLQVAEGKSLTFFAGGWGRGDCTVDLPPHWLNHWHHIAGVCEGRILHVYIDGILKGTTTTDQTANLSVNNKWVLGRNDEFPSEREFQGYIGNVKIYKEPLSAEEVLAVFSNDRTLMIK, from the coding sequence ATGCCCGGCGCATTTTCCCGATTTTTAATAGCTTCAGTGTTGTTGATGGGCTTTAGCGTCAGGCTTTCTGCCCAGCATCGCGATAATATCCGATTTGTAGATCCCTTTATCGGCACAGCAAAAAGCAATGTGCCTACCAAATGGGGCAATGAAGGTGGTACCTATCCGGGCGCCGTTGCACCTTCGGGCGCTATTCAATTAAGCCCCGAAACGAAAGCGGGGAAAGGATACGATTATACCGATAGCACCATTTGTTATTTCAGTTGCTACAGGCATTTCTGTGGCTTTCCCGGCGGTTCGGCGGGGCGATTCCAGGTGATGCCGGTTAGCGGCGTAAATGATTTGGAACCAAGGAAATATAGCAGGCGTTTTTCGCACAAAAGTGAGATGGCCTCGCCGGGTTATTACCAGGTCGTGTTTGATGACGACCACACTCGTGCAGAAGCAACAGCAACAACCAGGACAGGTATGTTCCGGTTTACGTTCCCGGCAACCGTTATGCCACGCATATTTATAGGCGATGCGGGTGATATCAGGCAGCAGTCGAAAAGAATACTGCAATTCTCACGCGGTAATACGGTTGTTAATCTTAACGTTGATTATAGCGATCTAAAAAAAGTATCCGGCGGGTGGATCGTCTCATTTACCAATGAAAAGACGATCACCCTGAAAATAAGTGCTTCAACAATTGGTGTTACCGGTGCGCAAAAAAATATCGACCAGGAAATAGGTGACAAAGACTTTGACGCCGTTCGACGGCAAACGCAGGAAGAGTGGGGTAAGAAACTGAGTATTATAGATATTTCGGACCGGAACGAGCAGAATAAAACAATTTTTTATACGGCTCTCTATCACTCGCTGCTTATACCCTGGGTAGTTGACGACGCAGATGGGCAATATCTTGGCGCAGATGGGCAAGTGCATAAAAAAAGCGGACAAAACCAATACGGCGGGTTTTCTCCCTGGGATACTTTCCGATCGCTCAATCCATTGCTTACCCTCCTTTACCCCGATAAGGAAAACGATATTATACTATCCATGCTGGATATTTATAAGCAGACGGGCCATTTACCAACCGAATCGATGACCGGAAACCATGCGATCCCTGTTATTGTGGATAGTTACCTGAAAGGAGTGGATAAGTTTGATAAGGAGCTGGCTTACAACGCGATGAAAAGCAATATTGTCGATACCCCCTTTCTACAGGGTGATATGGAAGCCTATCATCAAAGCGGTTATATTCCCTATACTCACTCCGAATCAGTAACCCGGACGGTCGAATATGCTTACGACGATTGGGCATTGTCGCAATATGCACGGCAGATTGTTCATGATGACAGCGATTTTAAACTTTTGCATGATCGCGGCTTTAACTATCGCAATCTTTTGAACGTCAACGAATTGTTTTTGCTTCCACGAAATAAAAATGAGTTTAAAATACAGCCCGGAATGTCTGGGTACAAGGAAGGCGATCAATGGGTTTACAGCTATTTCGTGCCCCATAACATGAGGGATCTTATCAATTTGCTGGGCGGTAATGATCAATTTGCGGCAAGACTCGATTCAGCCCTTACTCACAATGTTATTTTGTTCGACAACGAAACAGTGTTTCATATACCCTACCTGTTCAACCAGGCTGGTAAAACTGAATTAACCCAAAAATGGGTAAGAAAAATTATGCAGGAGCGATTTAGCGATGCGCCTGGCGGCTTACCGGGGAATGATGACCTGGGTTCAACATCCAGCTGGTATGTTTTTAGCGCAATCGGTATTTACCCGGTATGCCCTGGCCGGCCCTTGTACGCAATAGGCTCGCCGCTATTTGAATCGGCAACACTAAACCTCCCGAATGGGAAAAAGTTTATCATCAATAGCTTTCGATTGTCTGTGAAAGACAGATATGTGAACAGGCTATTTGTCAATGGACAACCCTGGCATCACTTGACATTGTCGCATGCCACATTAACGGCGGGAGGTAAAATGATCTTTGATATGGACAACAAACCCGCTAAGTCGTCGTCGAAAATAAATACTAACGAGCTTTCCGAGACCGCGAGCTATCCGGTATTTAAAATCTCAGGTTTCTCGGCAACAAAAAAAGCCGTTGAACCGGATGAACTATTTTTCCTGAAATTCTCCATCTCAAATACAGGCAGCGCCGGCACAAAGACAGTTGATCTGATAGTTAATAAAAAAGTATACGCCCGTAAAAATTGCCTGGTGGCTTCGGGCAAGGCGCTTGTAGATTCTATCCCCTGCCGGTTATACCCAACGGGAGAAACCACGTTGCAAATTGCAGGCCTGCCCCCGCTAAAGGTTCGTGTTAAAAGCCCTGATCGTCCGGTAGCTCAATGTTATAAGATAACAGCGTATTCCGCTACCCCATTGGTGAAGCTGCACAACACGCAACGGGTAAGTTATACTATTCAGAACACCGGAGGTGCAGGACATGCTTTCACCATCCCGGTAATGAGCGGCGATTCTCTCGTTTTCGACGATAAGGTCATGCTTGCGCCCGGGGAGAAAAAAATAGTGAATCACGATATGGTGGCAGGCAAGCCTGGGTTTCAATATGTCAAGATCGGCAGTAACAAAATTCCTTACAAGGTTTATCAGTATAACAGGGAGTCTGTTTTACTTGACCTTTCACCCCAATATAACGATAAGGATACCCTCGTGAACGATATGTCGGGGTTGGGTAATAAGGGGCGTATCATATTTGTAGCCGATCACACCAAAACTCCGGATAACAGGTTGTTATTCGGCAAAAACTGCTTTATCGAATTACCTTCATCGCCAGGCCTGGATGAGCTTGGGGAAACTATCACCATGATGGCCTGGGTTTACCCAACCAGTTCAAATAGCGGATTAACGGATATTTTTACCAAAGGAGATACCAATGTTTTGCAGGTAGCGGAGGGCAAGTCACTTACTTTTTTTGCTGGGGGCTGGGGCAGGGGCGATTGTACCGTTGACTTGCCACCTCACTGGCTCAACCATTGGCATCATATAGCCGGAGTTTGTGAAGGCCGGATTCTTCATGTTTATATCGACGGGATATTAAAAGGAACAACCACAACAGATCAAACCGCAAACCTATCGGTTAATAATAAATGGGTGCTTGGGCGGAATGATGAGTTCCCGTCAGAAAGGGAGTTCCAGGGATATATAGGAAATGTTAAAATATACAAGGAACCATTATCCGCGGAGGAAGTTTTGGCCGTGTTCAGCAACGACAGAACGTTGATGATTAAATAA
- a CDS encoding WD40/YVTN/BNR-like repeat-containing protein has protein sequence MKKLRYYIGLLLFCITAAQVKAQRIETLQQGKPASFRGLSVVDDKVAWVSGSRGTVALTNDGGKTWDWKQVKGFEKSDFRDIEAFSDKEAIIMSSGTPALILKTTDGGNNWQVKYNNADSAYFFDAMDFDTPKHGLVLGDPIAGKFVLMETNDGGETWHPFKNPPEALPGEAAFAASGTCLRISCGLTYITTGGSAARLLTYHGKKSWDYQDAPLPHSKPSQGGFSFVCGNDRGIMVGGDYAKDKRADSVSATQLTRNIFEPAEKGPAGFQSCVEYISGKIFLSTGTPGSNITTDGGKTWSKIDDASYNVCRKAKHGSLVLLAGDKGRIGIFKP, from the coding sequence ATGAAAAAACTACGCTACTATATCGGGCTGCTTCTGTTTTGCATAACAGCAGCACAAGTGAAGGCCCAACGCATCGAAACGTTACAACAAGGCAAACCAGCGAGCTTTCGGGGGTTATCCGTGGTTGATGATAAGGTGGCCTGGGTAAGCGGCAGCCGGGGCACCGTAGCGCTAACAAACGACGGCGGCAAAACCTGGGACTGGAAACAGGTAAAGGGTTTTGAGAAATCCGATTTCAGGGACATCGAAGCCTTCTCGGATAAAGAAGCTATTATCATGAGTTCGGGCACACCTGCGTTGATATTAAAAACAACCGATGGCGGCAACAACTGGCAGGTAAAGTATAATAACGCCGATAGCGCCTATTTTTTCGACGCAATGGATTTTGACACGCCAAAGCATGGCCTGGTTTTAGGGGACCCGATAGCGGGAAAATTCGTGCTGATGGAAACGAATGACGGCGGCGAAACCTGGCACCCGTTTAAAAATCCACCCGAGGCTTTACCCGGCGAAGCAGCTTTTGCCGCAAGCGGTACTTGTCTGCGCATTTCGTGCGGCCTCACTTACATAACGACCGGTGGCAGCGCGGCCAGGTTGTTAACTTATCACGGGAAGAAGTCGTGGGATTATCAAGATGCCCCGCTCCCCCACAGCAAACCAAGCCAGGGAGGATTTTCTTTTGTATGTGGCAACGACCGGGGGATTATGGTTGGCGGGGATTATGCAAAAGACAAAAGGGCCGACTCGGTTTCAGCCACCCAACTTACCCGCAACATTTTTGAGCCTGCCGAAAAAGGGCCTGCCGGCTTTCAATCGTGTGTAGAATATATTTCCGGGAAAATTTTCCTTTCCACCGGCACCCCGGGAAGCAATATCACCACTGATGGTGGCAAAACATGGAGCAAGATCGACGATGCCAGCTATAACGTTTGTCGTAAAGCAAAACACGGCAGCCTGGTGCTTTTGGCCGGCGACAAAGGCAGAATAGGAATTTTTAAACCATAG
- a CDS encoding DUF2147 domain-containing protein has translation MIKNYCLIVLLAVISFTASAQTADAILGSWANPSGEDHILIYKKGNKFYGKLDWIKYPNDETGKPKTDKNNPDESLRSRPELGLELLKDFTYDGDSVYEDGTIYDPKNGKTYSCKMTIDGNKLKIRGYIGISLFGRSEVWTRVK, from the coding sequence ATGATAAAGAATTACTGCTTAATAGTCCTGCTGGCTGTCATCTCCTTTACCGCCTCGGCTCAAACCGCCGACGCCATATTAGGTTCGTGGGCCAACCCCAGCGGCGAGGACCATATCCTGATCTACAAAAAGGGCAACAAATTTTATGGCAAGCTCGACTGGATAAAATACCCGAACGATGAAACGGGGAAGCCCAAGACCGATAAAAATAATCCTGATGAGTCCTTACGCTCCCGCCCGGAACTGGGGTTGGAATTGCTGAAGGATTTCACTTACGACGGCGACAGTGTGTATGAGGACGGCACCATTTACGATCCCAAAAACGGGAAAACCTACAGTTGCAAAATGACCATCGACGGCAATAAACTTAAAATAAGGGGTTATATAGGCATCTCGTTATTCGGACGATCAGAAGTATGGACACGTGTAAAATGA
- a CDS encoding lysozyme yields MKTSTSGVSLIKNFEGLSLSAYRDVAGVWTIGYGSTRYHDGKPVKPGDKLATREQADALLLNTLSQYEEAVNYYVKVPLQQAQFDALVSFTYNEGTGALKESTLLRKLNEKNYAAAADQLLLWDKVTDPKTGEKKAWPVLSRRRRQERDLFFSVSPNQIPV; encoded by the coding sequence ATGAAAACAAGTACCTCGGGCGTTAGCCTTATCAAAAATTTCGAGGGGCTCAGCCTCTCTGCCTATCGCGATGTCGCCGGTGTGTGGACCATCGGCTATGGCTCCACACGCTACCACGACGGCAAACCCGTAAAACCCGGCGACAAATTAGCCACACGCGAACAGGCGGACGCCCTGTTGCTAAACACCCTGTCGCAATACGAGGAAGCGGTAAATTATTACGTAAAAGTTCCGCTGCAGCAGGCGCAGTTCGACGCCCTGGTATCTTTCACTTATAACGAAGGCACCGGCGCGCTAAAAGAATCGACCCTGCTCCGAAAACTTAACGAAAAGAATTATGCCGCCGCCGCCGACCAACTGCTGCTTTGGGATAAGGTAACCGACCCTAAAACAGGCGAGAAAAAAGCCTGGCCCGTCCTCTCCCGCCGTCGCCGCCAGGAACGCGACCTGTTTTTTTCCGTCTCACCAAACCAAATCCCAGTATGA
- a CDS encoding ATP-dependent Clp protease proteolytic subunit, producing MSYKIYLYDTDTDSIGTGTLSSAYIQTQLEAAAGQDVDLHISSAGGSAFDAIAIYDLLKKYPGNVTTYIDALAASAASIVAMAGENIIMSKYALLMIHKPMVI from the coding sequence ATGAGCTACAAAATCTACCTATACGATACTGATACCGACAGCATCGGGACCGGAACCTTATCATCAGCCTATATACAAACCCAATTAGAAGCAGCAGCCGGCCAGGATGTCGATTTGCATATCAGCTCAGCGGGCGGCAGCGCCTTCGACGCCATTGCCATATACGATTTGTTAAAAAAATACCCGGGCAATGTTACTACCTATATCGATGCGCTTGCCGCCTCAGCTGCTTCTATTGTCGCCATGGCGGGTGAAAACATTATCATGAGCAAGTACGCCTTGCTAATGATACACAAACCCATGGTGATTTAA
- a CDS encoding coiled-coil domain-containing protein encodes MADDINKKITVDVQVNTDAQSQVDQYQTAFDNLRISINKLGKPIGDLSKNINSLGKEVSKYTDSIVDLAKQNQEFNSTGEKTKKQVIELAETFTTLKEATEATELVSGGWITAIAAALSVIVTYGSAIADWIGKLVQGETTLSAFNKTLKDNKIITESVNRAKDEGNANAQEELVHLKMLYTAAQDQNLSLQQRKAIVSELKTQYPDYFKNLSDESIMTGKASKAYNDLAASIIASSRARAAEDMMVKNNQRDLSNKLKLEKIDKELKAKQKELRDAKKEHEDILEAMQGSPGGNTYSTGPTDSVGDAKIQRLEAEQKAMQKLHDDINTDSKLLDGQNAALVKNVIKDTEKYGATVVGVTKTASVHHAKAIETTTKKEQEALIKRLQATNDAYAKQAVEENQHYNDEKQRLDKLLNEKYISIEQYHSAVERLESEHRSNISNIIDSYVKHDSAKTQEAQKELVASAMGIKDIENKLAEIPVVAKDIVGPYIKHRTAEELKAIQDRADFEIQTTQKVSDTAFSILSKGLQSRSDAKIKSLENDKAKELSNTSLTSAQKQTIEAKYKKQEDALKLKAFKSEQKASIAQAIINGAIAITKAEAQTGVLGTFVIPAIIAQTAIQVATIAAQKPPAMAKGGYFHSDGKGAVLSGYSRTDNTNAYLRSGEAVVVSEAMRDPWARNLVSAINVAYGGRDFSVPNPSRGYAVGGIFTDGGNANRYYSQPVTDQKNLANTLAYQMINNFPPVYVDVKDINNQQNILAQTVNRATL; translated from the coding sequence ATGGCAGACGACATTAATAAAAAAATAACCGTTGACGTACAGGTAAACACCGACGCACAGAGCCAGGTCGACCAATATCAAACAGCGTTCGATAACTTGCGCATCTCGATAAACAAATTGGGTAAACCTATCGGTGATCTTTCAAAAAATATCAATTCGCTTGGTAAGGAGGTATCAAAATACACCGATTCAATAGTTGATTTAGCAAAGCAAAACCAGGAATTTAATTCAACAGGCGAAAAAACCAAAAAGCAGGTTATTGAGCTGGCAGAAACGTTTACAACACTTAAAGAAGCAACCGAAGCAACTGAGCTTGTATCTGGCGGCTGGATAACCGCTATTGCCGCTGCATTATCAGTAATAGTTACTTATGGGTCAGCAATTGCAGATTGGATTGGGAAACTGGTTCAGGGCGAAACCACCTTGTCTGCTTTTAACAAAACACTTAAGGACAACAAGATCATAACGGAATCAGTAAACCGAGCAAAGGACGAAGGTAATGCCAATGCTCAGGAAGAGTTGGTTCACCTTAAAATGCTTTACACAGCTGCTCAGGACCAGAATTTATCATTACAGCAACGGAAAGCAATAGTTTCTGAACTAAAAACCCAATATCCGGATTACTTCAAAAACTTATCCGATGAGAGCATAATGACCGGAAAGGCATCAAAGGCATATAACGATCTGGCCGCATCAATTATCGCTTCGTCCAGAGCGCGTGCTGCTGAAGATATGATGGTAAAGAATAATCAGCGAGATTTGAGCAATAAGCTCAAACTTGAGAAGATCGACAAAGAACTGAAAGCCAAACAAAAGGAGCTGCGGGATGCAAAAAAGGAGCATGAAGATATTCTCGAAGCAATGCAAGGTTCACCCGGCGGTAACACATATAGCACAGGTCCTACTGACTCAGTTGGCGATGCAAAAATACAACGGCTTGAAGCTGAGCAAAAAGCCATGCAAAAACTGCATGATGATATAAATACTGATTCAAAACTCCTCGACGGTCAAAACGCGGCATTGGTAAAAAATGTTATTAAAGACACTGAAAAATACGGCGCAACGGTTGTCGGAGTTACAAAAACGGCGAGTGTTCACCACGCTAAAGCTATCGAAACCACTACAAAAAAAGAGCAGGAAGCTTTAATAAAGCGGCTGCAAGCCACGAATGATGCCTATGCAAAACAAGCAGTTGAGGAGAATCAACATTACAACGATGAAAAACAAAGGCTAGATAAACTATTGAATGAAAAATATATCAGTATAGAACAATATCATAGCGCGGTTGAAAGACTTGAATCTGAACATCGATCTAATATTTCAAATATCATTGATTCCTATGTAAAGCACGACTCAGCAAAAACGCAGGAAGCACAAAAAGAGTTAGTCGCAAGTGCGATGGGCATAAAAGACATCGAGAACAAGCTTGCAGAAATTCCGGTTGTAGCTAAGGATATTGTAGGTCCTTACATCAAACACAGAACCGCCGAAGAATTAAAAGCTATACAGGATCGCGCCGACTTCGAGATCCAAACTACCCAAAAAGTTTCGGACACGGCATTTTCCATTTTGAGTAAAGGCCTCCAATCGCGCAGTGATGCCAAGATCAAATCGTTGGAAAATGACAAGGCCAAAGAATTAAGCAATACAAGCCTCACCTCCGCGCAAAAACAGACCATCGAAGCTAAATATAAAAAACAGGAAGACGCCCTGAAACTGAAAGCTTTTAAATCCGAACAAAAAGCGTCGATAGCGCAGGCAATAATCAATGGCGCTATTGCAATAACCAAAGCCGAGGCTCAAACAGGTGTCTTAGGCACATTCGTTATTCCGGCTATCATCGCGCAAACTGCCATACAGGTAGCCACAATTGCTGCTCAAAAACCGCCCGCTATGGCAAAAGGCGGCTACTTCCACTCTGACGGTAAAGGCGCTGTACTATCCGGTTACAGCCGCACGGATAATACAAATGCTTACTTGCGCTCGGGCGAAGCGGTAGTTGTTTCCGAAGCCATGCGCGACCCCTGGGCGCGCAACCTCGTCAGTGCCATTAATGTAGCTTATGGCGGGCGCGATTTCTCGGTCCCCAATCCGTCACGCGGGTATGCTGTGGGAGGTATATTTACCGACGGCGGCAATGCCAATCGTTATTATAGCCAGCCTGTTACCGATCAAAAAAACCTCGCCAACACTCTCGCGTACCAGATGATTAATAATTTTCCTCCTGTTTACGTTGATGTAAAGGACATTAACAACCAGCAAAACATTCTCGCCCAAACGGTAAATAGGGCAACCCTTTAA
- a CDS encoding PBSX family phage terminase large subunit, whose amino-acid sequence MHLGWKASALFIENYYTGAHTIVNQGGTNSGKTYAILQVLFCLAAQQSNQVITITGQDVPHLRSGALRDALGIYSGSVQLAKKIQAYNKSDRIFKFYNGTIIEFKSYADAQDAKSGKRDYLFVNEANGINWEVYSELTLRTRQRIYIDYNPNSAFWVHDNLLGQPGVQLIISDHRHNPFIGQRVRDKIESLKEKDEKRWRVYARGLTGQIRGLVFDNWHICETIPPGARFIAAGLDFGFSNDETGCIEVYKQNGELWINELLYEKGLTNPDISRKLVDAGLPKNVDIIADSAEPKSIEELRRLGWHVFPAKKGRDSVKNSIDILRRFKLNITRGSTNLRDELSRYKWKTEHSGRVINEPVDTCNHLIDPLRYIALNKLKISNLGRSKTILPSISPSSAGNMIKDMLTT is encoded by the coding sequence ATGCACCTGGGATGGAAAGCCTCTGCCTTATTTATCGAAAACTATTATACCGGTGCACATACCATTGTTAACCAGGGCGGTACCAATTCAGGCAAAACCTATGCTATTCTCCAGGTGCTTTTTTGCCTGGCCGCTCAGCAATCCAACCAGGTTATCACCATAACCGGGCAGGATGTCCCCCACCTTAGATCAGGTGCGCTGCGCGACGCGCTTGGCATTTATTCGGGTTCGGTTCAACTGGCTAAAAAAATACAGGCTTACAATAAATCCGATCGTATATTCAAGTTTTATAACGGCACCATCATCGAATTTAAAAGCTACGCCGACGCCCAGGACGCCAAGTCGGGCAAACGCGATTACCTTTTTGTGAATGAGGCCAATGGCATAAACTGGGAAGTATACAGCGAGCTGACATTGCGCACCCGGCAACGGATATATATCGATTATAACCCCAACTCCGCATTTTGGGTACATGATAATTTGCTGGGGCAGCCGGGCGTTCAGCTCATTATTTCCGATCATCGTCATAACCCGTTTATCGGGCAACGGGTAAGGGATAAGATCGAATCGCTAAAAGAAAAAGACGAAAAACGCTGGCGTGTGTATGCACGTGGTTTGACGGGGCAGATTAGGGGACTGGTATTTGACAACTGGCACATTTGCGAAACCATCCCCCCGGGCGCCAGGTTTATTGCCGCAGGACTCGACTTCGGTTTTTCTAATGATGAAACAGGCTGCATAGAGGTGTATAAGCAAAATGGCGAACTATGGATTAATGAACTTTTATATGAAAAAGGACTTACTAATCCAGATATTTCCAGGAAACTTGTTGATGCCGGGTTACCCAAGAACGTAGATATCATAGCAGATAGTGCTGAGCCCAAATCGATAGAGGAACTAAGGCGCCTGGGTTGGCATGTATTTCCCGCAAAAAAGGGTCGCGACAGCGTAAAAAACTCTATTGATATACTAAGAAGATTCAAGCTGAATATCACCCGGGGGAGCACTAATCTTCGCGACGAATTAAGCAGGTATAAATGGAAAACCGAACACTCGGGCCGCGTTATTAATGAACCAGTTGATACCTGCAACCATTTAATTGATCCGCTGCGATATATTGCATTAAATAAATTAAAAATCAGTAACTTGGGTCGGTCTAAAACCATATTGCCGTCTATATCTCCGTCTTCTGCAGGCAACATGATTAAAGACATGCTGACCACGTAA
- a CDS encoding lipocalin family protein, whose protein sequence is MMRKFYFLLLAVSVPICMASCGKGGNNVAPSQLQVNLIVGKWSLQQEKYVQYIDAIERQNVTMTTSANNIATVQFNKDGTFASASTYTSDPAANPGAGPTSESATTHGTYSFSDNSFHMSAPYVTGLADGTVGSYGFAGNVAIPTYSAVSNSVVINELTANSLKLHIEVVYTLTVNNVTDTYKTIGDYSYSK, encoded by the coding sequence ATGATGCGTAAGTTTTATTTTTTACTCCTGGCAGTATCGGTTCCGATCTGCATGGCTTCGTGCGGAAAGGGCGGAAACAATGTCGCGCCCAGCCAGTTGCAGGTAAACCTTATTGTAGGAAAATGGAGCCTGCAACAGGAAAAGTACGTGCAATACATTGATGCGATAGAACGACAGAATGTTACGATGACCACATCGGCTAACAATATTGCTACTGTGCAGTTCAATAAAGACGGTACTTTTGCCAGTGCGAGCACATATACATCGGACCCGGCGGCAAACCCGGGTGCCGGGCCCACTAGTGAGTCGGCAACTACACATGGTACTTATAGCTTTAGTGATAATTCATTTCATATGTCAGCGCCATACGTTACCGGTTTGGCGGACGGAACGGTAGGTTCTTATGGTTTTGCAGGCAATGTGGCCATTCCAACTTATTCCGCTGTATCGAACTCGGTTGTGATAAATGAGTTAACAGCTAACAGCCTAAAGTTGCATATCGAAGTTGTTTATACGCTAACTGTTAATAATGTAACGGACACTTATAAAACCATAGGAGATTACAGCTACAGCAAATAA